In one Blastococcus sp. Marseille-P5729 genomic region, the following are encoded:
- a CDS encoding anti-sigma factor, with amino-acid sequence MTQDFRATGVSGPCPDVDTLADLHAGVLDATTAASLRTHVDGCAACTEVLAALDATVQSLSALPQVELPADVAARIDRALAAEAGRGDGDLSSSFATSPPVAPSNVHRLDADRPRQAKPEPSAHGGPPQQTGEATNVRSLSAHREKKAGRGRLLLAAAAAAAVIGGGTLVLTQNGGENVANNQAGSSQTTQTENQERAEGEAVPGQVQTFNSPADVLDRGAIENNEVSPEVAGQMAELSARNQCLSEIVPRPASAPEAVQAGSYQGDEAYAFVFPTSDPEVVEMIVVAAADCSNILHKESGPRN; translated from the coding sequence ATGACCCAGGACTTTCGCGCCACTGGCGTGTCAGGGCCATGCCCAGACGTGGACACGCTGGCAGATCTACATGCCGGTGTACTCGACGCCACCACGGCCGCGTCCTTGCGCACCCACGTCGACGGGTGTGCGGCGTGCACCGAGGTGCTCGCTGCACTCGACGCGACCGTGCAGTCGCTGAGCGCGCTTCCGCAGGTTGAGCTGCCCGCTGATGTCGCGGCCCGGATCGACCGCGCCCTCGCGGCCGAAGCGGGCCGTGGCGACGGCGACCTGTCGAGCTCGTTCGCTACCTCGCCCCCGGTAGCACCGTCGAATGTGCATCGGCTGGATGCCGACCGTCCACGTCAGGCCAAGCCCGAACCATCCGCCCACGGTGGCCCGCCGCAGCAAACCGGCGAGGCCACGAATGTCCGCAGCCTCAGCGCGCACCGTGAGAAGAAGGCCGGCCGCGGCCGGCTGCTGCTCGCAGCCGCGGCGGCCGCGGCCGTGATCGGCGGCGGCACTCTGGTGCTGACCCAGAACGGCGGCGAGAACGTCGCCAACAACCAGGCCGGCAGCAGCCAGACCACGCAGACGGAGAACCAAGAGCGTGCGGAGGGCGAGGCGGTCCCCGGCCAGGTGCAGACCTTCAACTCGCCGGCCGACGTTCTCGACCGCGGCGCGATCGAGAACAACGAGGTCTCGCCGGAGGTGGCCGGCCAGATGGCCGAGCTGTCGGCGCGCAACCAGTGCCTCAGCGAGATCGTGCCGCGGCCGGCGTCCGCCCCTGAAGCGGTCCAGGCCGGCAGCTACCAGGGCGATGAGGCCTACGCCTTCGTCTTCCCGACGAGCGATCCCGAGGTCGTCGAGATGATCGTGGTCGCGGCTGCGGACTGCTCGAACATCCTGCACAAGGAATCGGGCCCGCGTAACTAG
- the rnpA gene encoding ribonuclease P protein component, which translates to MSLPGPASAVLSHDQRIHHSADFTVALRGGRRFAHGAVVFHLGIAPDTDRRCGFIVSKAVGGSVQRHRVTRRLRHVCSDVYPQLPTGARLVVRALPAAAQTSYADLRASAEAFLGSDAVRRAR; encoded by the coding sequence GTGAGCCTGCCCGGGCCGGCGTCAGCGGTGCTCTCCCACGATCAACGCATCCACCACAGCGCGGACTTCACCGTCGCACTGCGAGGCGGTCGCAGGTTCGCGCACGGCGCGGTGGTCTTCCATCTGGGCATCGCACCCGATACCGACCGGCGCTGCGGGTTCATCGTCTCCAAGGCCGTCGGGGGCTCGGTGCAACGGCACCGCGTGACCCGGCGGCTGCGGCATGTCTGCAGCGACGTCTACCCGCAACTGCCTACCGGCGCTCGGCTCGTCGTCCGTGCCCTCCCTGCGGCGGCGCAGACGTCGTACGCCGACCTCCGGGCGAGCGCCGAGGCCTTCTTGGGTAGCGACGCCGTGCGCCGGGCCCGCTGA
- the sigM gene encoding RNA polymerase sigma factor SigM, producing MTSFAVEDDPRSDKELLADHVTGDPYAFERIVQRHRNRLYAVALRTMRDPEDAADALQDALISAFRAASSFRAEAQVTTWLHRIVVNACLDRIRRKQARPTAPLPEEGPGEPADPRDAVDERDMSMLVQDALMKIPEDQRAAIVLVDVQGYSVADAAAALDVPEGTIKSRCARGRAKLAVILGHLRNPEG from the coding sequence GTGACCTCCTTCGCCGTCGAAGATGACCCGCGCTCTGACAAGGAGCTGCTGGCCGATCACGTCACCGGTGACCCCTACGCGTTCGAGCGCATCGTCCAGCGTCACCGCAACCGGCTGTACGCCGTGGCGCTACGAACCATGCGCGATCCGGAGGACGCCGCTGACGCACTGCAGGACGCCCTCATCTCGGCGTTTCGCGCGGCGTCGTCCTTCCGCGCGGAGGCACAGGTCACGACCTGGTTGCACCGCATCGTCGTCAACGCCTGCCTCGACCGGATCCGGCGCAAGCAGGCCCGGCCCACCGCTCCCCTCCCAGAGGAGGGGCCCGGCGAACCCGCCGACCCGCGTGACGCCGTCGACGAACGCGACATGTCGATGCTGGTGCAGGACGCGCTCATGAAGATTCCCGAGGACCAGCGAGCCGCCATCGTGCTCGTTGACGTCCAGGGCTATTCGGTGGCGGACGCCGCCGCGGCCCTCGACGTCCCCGAGGGGACCATCAAGAGCCGGTGCGCCCGCGGGCGAGCCAAGCTCGCGGTAATTCTCGGGCATCTACGGAACCCAGAGGGCTAG
- the rpmH gene encoding 50S ribosomal protein L34 translates to MSKRTFQPNNRRRAKTHGFRLRMRTRAGRAILAGRRRKGRASLSA, encoded by the coding sequence GTGAGCAAGCGGACGTTCCAGCCCAACAACCGTCGTCGTGCCAAGACGCACGGTTTCCGTCTACGCATGCGCACCCGCGCCGGCCGCGCCATCCTGGCGGGCCGCCGCCGCAAGGGTCGCGCCAGCCTGTCGGCCTAA
- the trxA gene encoding thioredoxin encodes MADNIVNVTDQSFASDVLGSDKPVLVDFWAEWCGPCKMIAPVLEEIAGEVKDKLTVAKINIDDNPQVARDYQIMSIPTMTVFSGGQPVKSIVGAKPKAAIKAELAEFI; translated from the coding sequence ATGGCTGACAACATCGTCAACGTCACCGATCAGAGCTTCGCCAGCGACGTCCTGGGCAGCGACAAGCCCGTGCTCGTCGATTTCTGGGCCGAGTGGTGCGGTCCGTGCAAGATGATCGCCCCCGTACTCGAGGAGATCGCCGGCGAGGTCAAGGACAAGCTCACCGTCGCCAAGATCAACATCGACGACAACCCCCAGGTCGCTCGGGACTACCAGATCATGTCCATCCCCACCATGACCGTGTTCTCCGGTGGCCAGCCGGTCAAGAGCATCGTGGGCGCCAAGCCCAAGGCGGCCATCAAGGCCGAACTCGCTGAGTTCATCTAA
- a CDS encoding R3H domain-containing nucleic acid-binding protein, giving the protein MTDTQHDDVDELTSDDPLVVEGDIAGDYLERLLDILDLDGDIDLDVEGTRAVVAVDGGDLQHLVGHKGQTLDALQELTRLAVTARTGVRSRLMLDIDGYRAAERERLTKLATAAIDDVRDSGQERRLPSMNPFERKVVHDVVAAEDDVVSESTGEEPNRRVVIRRAS; this is encoded by the coding sequence ATGACTGACACCCAGCACGACGACGTGGACGAGCTCACCAGCGATGACCCGCTGGTCGTCGAAGGTGACATCGCCGGGGACTACCTCGAGCGGTTGCTCGACATCCTCGACCTGGACGGCGATATCGACCTGGACGTCGAGGGCACGCGCGCGGTCGTCGCCGTCGACGGCGGTGACCTCCAGCATCTGGTCGGCCACAAGGGCCAGACCCTGGACGCTCTGCAGGAGCTCACCAGGCTTGCGGTGACCGCTCGCACCGGGGTACGCAGCCGGCTGATGCTGGACATCGACGGGTACCGGGCTGCCGAGCGCGAACGGCTCACCAAGCTGGCAACCGCTGCGATCGACGACGTGCGCGATTCCGGTCAGGAGCGCCGGCTGCCGTCGATGAACCCCTTCGAGCGCAAGGTGGTGCACGATGTAGTCGCTGCAGAGGACGACGTCGTGAGCGAGTCCACCGGCGAGGAGCCCAACCGACGCGTCGTCATCCGACGCGCCTCCTGA
- the rsmG gene encoding 16S rRNA (guanine(527)-N(7))-methyltransferase RsmG, whose amino-acid sequence MQPAPPSAAAVFGERLRLAERFHASLCEAGPIRGLNGPREVPVLWERHLINSALLAYLPDRVLPDGASVCDVGSGGGLPGIPLAIARPDLQITLVDPLQRRISYLEQIVGELALENVRIRRGRAGEPDSPDRIGRYDVVVSRAVAPLGRLLEWCVPLVADQGHVAALKGRSVESEIESLTRRQRRLVEDLNILEIISPDGEQAARVLVARPHGAWSR is encoded by the coding sequence ATGCAGCCGGCGCCGCCGTCGGCCGCCGCGGTGTTCGGAGAGCGGCTCAGGCTGGCCGAGCGCTTCCATGCCTCGCTGTGTGAGGCCGGTCCAATCCGTGGGCTGAACGGGCCGCGGGAGGTGCCGGTGCTGTGGGAACGCCACCTGATCAACAGTGCTCTGCTGGCCTACCTCCCGGACCGGGTGCTGCCGGATGGCGCGTCGGTCTGCGACGTCGGCAGTGGCGGTGGTCTGCCCGGTATTCCGTTGGCCATCGCCCGACCTGACCTGCAGATCACGCTGGTCGATCCGCTACAGCGCCGCATCTCCTACCTCGAGCAGATCGTCGGCGAGCTAGCGCTGGAGAACGTTCGGATCCGCCGCGGGCGCGCGGGAGAGCCGGACTCGCCAGACCGCATCGGCCGGTACGATGTGGTGGTCTCGCGGGCAGTTGCGCCGCTCGGGCGGTTGCTGGAATGGTGTGTGCCATTGGTAGCGGACCAGGGCCACGTCGCCGCACTCAAGGGGCGGTCGGTCGAGTCCGAGATCGAGTCTCTAACTCGGCGACAGCGCCGCCTCGTCGAGGACCTGAATATCCTGGAGATCATCAGTCCCGACGGTGAGCAGGCGGCTCGCGTCCTGGTAGCGCGGCCCCACGGAGCCTGGAGTAGATAG
- a CDS encoding ParA family protein: MSNQKGGVGKTTTTVNLAAALAMRGLKILVIDLDPQGNASTGLGIDHPPGTPSTYNVIVDKTPLVEVAQEVNAPGVPAGRLYGVPATSDLAGAEVELAGVMVGREFRLRQAVSDFLALHADDERFDYVFIDCPPSLGLLTVNALAAAAEVLIPVQCEYYALEGLGQLLETVELIKGYLNPALHVSTMLLTMFDARTKLAGQVVDEVRAHFGEAVMRSIIPRSVKVSEAPSYGMSVLSYEPDSRGAVAYVSAANELVSRQ, translated from the coding sequence GTGTCGAACCAGAAGGGCGGGGTCGGGAAGACCACGACCACCGTCAATCTAGCTGCGGCGCTGGCGATGCGCGGTCTGAAGATCCTCGTGATCGACCTGGATCCGCAGGGCAACGCCAGCACCGGCCTGGGCATCGATCACCCACCGGGCACCCCGTCGACCTACAACGTGATCGTCGACAAGACCCCGCTGGTCGAGGTCGCGCAGGAGGTGAACGCTCCCGGTGTCCCGGCCGGCCGGCTGTATGGGGTGCCCGCCACGAGCGATCTTGCCGGGGCCGAGGTCGAACTTGCAGGCGTGATGGTGGGCCGCGAGTTCCGGCTTCGTCAGGCGGTGAGTGACTTCCTGGCACTGCATGCAGACGATGAGCGGTTCGACTATGTGTTCATTGACTGCCCACCGTCGCTGGGCCTGCTCACGGTCAATGCGTTAGCGGCCGCGGCGGAGGTGTTGATCCCGGTCCAGTGCGAATACTACGCCCTGGAGGGTCTTGGGCAGCTGTTGGAAACCGTCGAACTGATCAAGGGCTACCTGAACCCGGCGCTGCACGTCTCCACCATGTTGCTGACCATGTTCGACGCGCGCACGAAGCTCGCTGGCCAGGTGGTGGACGAGGTACGTGCGCACTTCGGGGAGGCCGTGATGCGCTCAATCATTCCGCGCAGCGTGAAGGTGAGCGAGGCACCGAGCTACGGCATGTCAGTACTCAGCTATGAACCTGACTCGCGCGGCGCGGTGGCCTATGTTTCGGCGGCTAATGAACTGGTCTCCCGCCAGTAG
- a CDS encoding ParB/RepB/Spo0J family partition protein — protein MDSEGRVAGHGARSSSDADPSASGADPSADAADGTPNRADPADVSRETPDEAAAVLLELDPDEIRANPKNPRQVFDDDELAELAESIKEFGLLQPIVVRSTADGYELIMGERRLRAARLAGVDRLPVIVRKTEDDEMLRDALLENIHRVQLHPLEEAAAYQQLIDEFGVTHEELAVRIKRSRPAISNTIRLLKLPTRVQNRVAAGVISGSHARALLSLDDPEAQEALAARIVAEGMSVRATEEAVSLHGSDQAPTRRAARRKTVTAPALSSLAERLSDHFDTRALVQLGRTKGKIVVEFASIDDLERIIAMMAPPLATNPGSLGGDAPRSPQPGSSD, from the coding sequence GTGGATAGCGAGGGCCGTGTCGCCGGGCACGGCGCTCGCTCGTCGAGTGACGCGGACCCTTCGGCGTCCGGCGCTGACCCGTCCGCAGACGCGGCCGACGGAACCCCTAACCGAGCCGATCCTGCTGACGTTTCACGTGAAACACCGGATGAGGCGGCTGCGGTCCTGCTCGAGCTCGATCCCGACGAGATCCGGGCGAATCCCAAGAACCCACGGCAGGTGTTCGACGACGACGAGCTCGCCGAGCTCGCGGAGTCGATCAAAGAGTTCGGTCTGCTGCAGCCGATTGTGGTTCGCTCCACCGCCGACGGCTACGAGCTGATCATGGGCGAGCGTCGCCTCCGCGCGGCGCGGCTGGCAGGGGTCGACCGGCTTCCGGTCATCGTCCGCAAGACCGAGGACGACGAGATGCTGCGAGATGCACTGCTGGAGAACATCCACCGCGTGCAGCTGCATCCGCTCGAGGAGGCTGCCGCGTATCAGCAACTGATCGACGAGTTCGGCGTGACGCACGAAGAGCTGGCTGTCCGCATCAAGCGGAGCCGGCCCGCTATCTCGAACACGATCCGGCTGCTGAAGCTGCCCACCCGCGTGCAGAACCGGGTCGCGGCCGGAGTCATCTCTGGCTCGCACGCGCGGGCGCTGCTGTCGCTCGATGACCCGGAGGCCCAGGAGGCGCTGGCCGCACGGATCGTGGCCGAGGGGATGTCCGTGCGTGCGACGGAGGAAGCGGTCTCCCTGCACGGCTCGGACCAGGCACCGACGCGGCGGGCAGCGCGGCGTAAGACCGTCACCGCGCCTGCGTTGAGCTCGCTCGCGGAGCGGTTGTCCGACCACTTCGACACGCGGGCTCTTGTGCAGCTGGGTCGGACCAAGGGCAAGATCGTGGTCGAGTTCGCGTCGATCGACGACCTGGAGCGGATCATCGCGATGATGGCCCCGCCGCTGGCCACCAACCCGGGCTCCCTCGGCGGCGACGCCCCCAGGTCCCCGCAGCCGGGCTCGAGCGACTAG
- a CDS encoding N-acetylmuramoyl-L-alanine amidase — MRTIALGDSGPAVVEIRSMLQKQRLLPIGEAAPDPQDPVSSVYDSACVAAVRRFQQERGLLSSGQVDADTYQELLDSQYRLGDRDLSLTSGRLQRGDDVRRLQGQLGELGFHHGNVDGIFGPGTEGSVRAFQNDYGLRADGVCGPETARALGNLLPKVTGGSAPLLRSRAHRRNSGPQLAGRHIYLSAGDDIDGFTWNIAHRVRDLLELLGANTTLSKRERLVSTSAEQRAEHANRSGAELFIKLRVADQASEPHRGAATYYFGSPLHVSRVGQEIADFLHRELIARTRVADGGVHPRVLEILRLTRMPAVLVEFGGPIDDAERARLREDQLRALVAESVVAALQRFYLSSPDDQPTGTWRVPAFD; from the coding sequence ATGAGGACCATCGCCTTGGGCGACAGCGGGCCCGCCGTTGTCGAGATCCGCTCGATGCTGCAGAAGCAGCGGTTGCTCCCGATCGGGGAGGCAGCGCCAGATCCGCAAGATCCGGTGTCGAGCGTCTACGACAGCGCGTGCGTCGCTGCCGTACGTCGCTTTCAGCAGGAGCGGGGTCTGCTCAGCAGTGGCCAGGTGGACGCCGACACCTATCAGGAGCTGTTGGACTCCCAGTACCGGCTCGGCGATCGCGACCTCTCGTTGACGTCCGGGCGGCTGCAGCGCGGGGACGACGTCCGTCGGCTGCAGGGTCAACTCGGGGAGCTGGGCTTCCACCACGGCAATGTCGATGGCATCTTCGGCCCCGGGACCGAGGGCAGCGTGCGCGCCTTTCAGAACGACTACGGGCTGCGCGCCGACGGCGTCTGCGGTCCCGAGACGGCTCGCGCGCTGGGCAACCTACTTCCCAAGGTCACCGGCGGCTCGGCCCCACTGCTGCGATCCCGTGCGCACCGGCGCAATTCCGGTCCGCAGCTGGCTGGACGGCACATCTATCTTTCCGCCGGCGACGACATCGACGGTTTCACGTGGAACATCGCCCATCGGGTACGAGACCTGTTGGAGTTGCTGGGTGCCAACACCACGCTCAGCAAGCGGGAGCGGCTGGTGTCCACATCGGCCGAGCAGCGCGCAGAGCACGCCAACCGGTCCGGCGCGGAGCTCTTCATCAAGCTGCGGGTGGCCGACCAAGCCAGCGAGCCACATCGCGGCGCGGCGACCTACTACTTCGGCTCACCGCTCCACGTCTCGCGAGTCGGTCAAGAGATCGCCGATTTTCTGCACCGCGAGCTGATCGCGCGGACCAGGGTGGCCGACGGCGGCGTGCATCCGCGAGTGCTCGAGATCCTGCGCCTGACCCGGATGCCCGCTGTGCTCGTCGAGTTCGGCGGACCGATCGACGATGCCGAACGCGCGCGGCTGCGCGAGGACCAGTTGCGCGCGCTCGTCGCCGAGAGCGTCGTCGCCGCCCTGCAGCGGTTCTACCTGAGCTCCCCGGACGATCAGCCGACCGGGACCTGGCGGGTACCGGCCTTCGACTAG
- the yidD gene encoding membrane protein insertion efficiency factor YidD has product MSSLASRILVAPIRFYQRAISPLKPPTCRFYPTCSQYAVEAIRVHGAWRGLGYASWRLLKCGPWHPGGIDHVRPAASDRPAT; this is encoded by the coding sequence ATGAGCTCGCTTGCCAGCCGCATCTTGGTGGCGCCGATCCGCTTCTATCAGCGCGCTATCTCGCCGCTGAAGCCCCCGACCTGCCGCTTCTACCCGACTTGCAGCCAGTACGCCGTCGAGGCGATCCGGGTCCATGGTGCGTGGCGGGGACTGGGATACGCGAGCTGGCGGCTGCTGAAGTGTGGACCGTGGCACCCCGGGGGGATCGATCACGTCCGTCCCGCGGCCAGCGACCGTCCCGCCACCTGA
- the trxB gene encoding thioredoxin-disulfide reductase — translation MSTDVRNVVIIGSGPAGYTAAIYAARANLEPLVFEGSQYGGALMTTTEVENFPGFVEGIDGPMLMSNLRGQAERFGAELRSEDVTEVDLTASPKVVKVGDDTHLAHSVIIATGSKYRYLGLENEDRLLGRGVSACATCDGFFFRDQDIAVVGGGDSAMEEATFLTRFGKSVTVIHRREEFRASKIMLDRARDNDKINWALNKQVIDVVGDEKVSGVVLEDAITGERSTLDVGGLFIAIGHDPRSELFQGQVHLDDAGYILVEGRSTRTNIDGVFACGDVVDHTYRQAITAAGTGCSAAIDAERWLADQE, via the coding sequence TTGAGCACAGACGTCCGTAACGTGGTCATCATCGGCTCGGGGCCAGCGGGCTACACCGCGGCCATCTATGCCGCCCGCGCCAATCTCGAACCGCTTGTGTTCGAGGGAAGCCAGTACGGCGGTGCTCTCATGACAACGACCGAGGTGGAGAACTTCCCCGGCTTCGTCGAGGGCATCGATGGACCGATGCTGATGAGCAACCTGCGCGGTCAAGCCGAGCGTTTCGGCGCCGAGCTGCGCTCCGAGGACGTCACCGAGGTCGACCTCACCGCGAGCCCGAAGGTGGTCAAGGTCGGCGACGATACCCACCTGGCACACTCGGTGATCATCGCGACCGGCTCGAAGTACCGCTATCTGGGCCTGGAGAACGAGGACCGGCTGCTCGGCCGCGGCGTCTCGGCCTGTGCAACCTGCGACGGCTTCTTCTTCCGCGACCAGGACATCGCCGTGGTCGGCGGCGGCGACAGCGCAATGGAGGAGGCCACCTTTCTCACCCGCTTCGGCAAGTCCGTCACGGTCATTCACCGCCGCGAGGAGTTCCGCGCCTCCAAGATCATGCTGGACCGAGCTCGCGACAACGACAAGATCAACTGGGCACTGAACAAGCAGGTCATCGACGTCGTCGGCGACGAGAAGGTCTCCGGCGTCGTCCTCGAGGACGCCATCACCGGGGAGCGCTCCACGCTGGACGTGGGCGGACTATTCATCGCCATCGGGCACGATCCACGCAGCGAGCTGTTCCAGGGCCAGGTGCACCTGGATGACGCGGGATACATCCTGGTCGAGGGCCGCTCGACCCGCACGAACATCGATGGCGTCTTCGCCTGCGGCGACGTCGTCGACCACACCTACCGCCAGGCCATCACTGCCGCGGGCACCGGCTGCTCCGCGGCGATCGACGCCGAACGCTGGCTCGCCGATCAAGAATAG
- a CDS encoding TAXI family TRAP transporter solute-binding subunit: MRRREFLGLGLAGSLTLLAGCGTAKGAAYVDGKLSMAVISTYGTGTSTYADVAAVANALADEADIRTRIMTSDTAIGRMTPLRQGLATFARTGDEYIFALEATNEFLAREWGPQSTRLVWGPVAPHGLLVRQDSGIETLTDLAGKRLPDVTANPSVNGKIEMALAGAGLSRDDVELVPISYGEQAEGLKQGKIDMLFQQVYGASLYELESSNPVQWVKMDQNDQALLDAIQKINPSLTLGPFSGAPGQEEGQEDIGFIYSIPIITYDTTDKATVQEYSQAIVDAFPRYKNATKVTPDWHYEKAVTFPQQVPFHEGLIAVLEGIDMWSPEAQAKQDELLEREKKLKAGWKSIIDDTSDADLKQVWLDWKAQNLG; encoded by the coding sequence GTGCGCAGACGAGAGTTCCTAGGGCTCGGGCTGGCGGGGTCATTGACTCTGCTCGCCGGGTGCGGCACGGCGAAGGGGGCGGCGTACGTCGACGGCAAGCTGTCGATGGCCGTGATCTCGACGTACGGCACCGGCACCTCGACCTACGCGGACGTCGCCGCGGTCGCCAATGCGCTGGCCGACGAGGCGGACATCCGGACCCGGATAATGACCTCGGACACCGCCATCGGCCGGATGACCCCGTTACGCCAAGGCCTGGCCACCTTCGCCCGCACCGGCGACGAGTACATCTTCGCGCTCGAGGCCACGAACGAGTTCCTCGCCCGCGAATGGGGCCCGCAGTCCACCAGGCTCGTGTGGGGCCCGGTCGCGCCGCACGGTCTGCTGGTGCGCCAGGACTCCGGCATCGAGACCCTGACCGACCTGGCCGGCAAGCGGCTGCCCGACGTCACCGCGAACCCGTCGGTGAACGGCAAGATCGAGATGGCGCTGGCGGGCGCCGGGCTGTCGCGCGACGACGTCGAGCTGGTCCCGATCTCGTACGGCGAGCAGGCCGAGGGGCTCAAGCAGGGCAAGATCGACATGCTCTTCCAGCAGGTCTACGGCGCTTCCCTCTACGAGCTCGAGAGCTCCAACCCCGTCCAGTGGGTCAAGATGGACCAGAACGACCAGGCGTTGCTGGATGCCATCCAGAAGATCAACCCTTCGCTGACGCTCGGCCCGTTCTCGGGCGCGCCCGGCCAGGAAGAGGGGCAGGAGGACATCGGGTTCATCTACTCGATCCCGATCATCACCTACGACACGACCGACAAAGCCACGGTCCAGGAGTACTCCCAGGCGATCGTCGATGCCTTCCCGCGCTACAAGAACGCCACCAAGGTGACGCCGGACTGGCACTACGAGAAGGCGGTCACCTTCCCGCAGCAGGTCCCCTTCCACGAAGGCCTGATCGCCGTCCTCGAGGGGATCGACATGTGGAGCCCCGAGGCACAGGCCAAGCAGGACGAGCTACTGGAGCGCGAGAAGAAGCTCAAGGCGGGCTGGAAGTCGATCATCGACGACACTTCGGACGCCGACCTGAAGCAGGTCTGGCTGGACTGGAAGGCGCAGAACCTTGGCTGA
- the yidC gene encoding membrane protein insertase YidC: MSLDFLYYPIAWVLKLWHQLWGGLFGSHHGASWVLAIMFLVITVRILLFPVFVKMIKSQRAMQELHPEIAKLRAEYGSDRQGMSEAMMKLQRERGVNPLAGCLPILLQAPVFIALLHVLRRLEPGKPGLYTWDDALTENAATSMVFGAPISSYFTMSGEKLERIVEATQTTSTQIKIVTGILIVVMAITQFITTKQIMKRTKAQNAAMADSPQASQMEMFQKLMLYGAPIGLLITGTFFPLGVLLYWFFNNLWTIGQQFWVLNRMPAPGAKAAPAADAEIDRTKLAPRPGAKPQNKKAKPVKAATAAVEVLDEDEDSTTAGSVAPVTGASPQTRRGKGSAARGDQQSQKSTTPQRDAKPASRTKPSAGSKPSAGSKPSAGSKPSAGSKPSAGSKPSAGSKPSAGSKPSAGSKPAPGAKPSARQPKRKKR; the protein is encoded by the coding sequence ATGAGCCTCGACTTCCTGTACTACCCGATCGCCTGGGTGCTGAAGCTGTGGCACCAGCTGTGGGGTGGGCTGTTCGGCTCCCATCACGGCGCGTCGTGGGTGCTGGCCATCATGTTCCTGGTCATCACGGTGCGCATCCTGCTGTTCCCGGTCTTCGTCAAGATGATCAAGAGCCAGCGCGCCATGCAGGAGCTGCACCCGGAGATCGCCAAGCTGCGCGCCGAGTACGGCTCCGATCGGCAGGGGATGTCCGAGGCGATGATGAAGCTGCAGCGCGAGCGCGGCGTCAACCCCCTCGCCGGCTGCCTGCCGATTCTGTTGCAGGCGCCGGTGTTCATCGCTCTGCTGCACGTGCTGCGCCGTCTCGAGCCGGGCAAGCCGGGCCTGTACACCTGGGACGACGCACTCACCGAGAACGCCGCGACGTCGATGGTGTTCGGCGCCCCCATCTCGTCGTACTTCACGATGAGCGGCGAGAAGCTCGAGCGCATCGTGGAGGCCACGCAGACCACCTCGACGCAGATCAAGATCGTCACCGGCATCCTGATCGTGGTGATGGCGATCACGCAGTTCATCACCACCAAGCAGATCATGAAGCGGACCAAGGCGCAGAACGCCGCCATGGCCGACAGCCCGCAGGCCTCTCAGATGGAGATGTTCCAGAAGCTGATGCTGTACGGCGCGCCGATCGGTCTGCTGATCACCGGTACGTTCTTCCCGCTGGGCGTCCTGCTGTACTGGTTCTTCAACAACCTGTGGACCATCGGTCAGCAGTTCTGGGTGCTCAATCGGATGCCCGCGCCGGGAGCGAAGGCCGCGCCCGCAGCGGACGCCGAGATCGACCGGACCAAGCTCGCCCCCCGCCCGGGGGCCAAGCCGCAGAACAAGAAGGCCAAGCCGGTGAAGGCGGCTACCGCAGCAGTGGAAGTCCTCGACGAGGATGAGGACAGCACCACCGCAGGCAGCGTGGCGCCGGTGACGGGTGCATCGCCCCAGACCAGGCGCGGTAAGGGTTCTGCGGCTCGTGGGGATCAGCAGAGCCAGAAGAGTACGACTCCACAGCGGGATGCCAAGCCCGCCTCGAGGACCAAGCCGAGCGCGGGCTCCAAGCCGAGCGCGGGCTCCAAGCCGAGCGCGGGCTCCAAGCCGAGCGCGGGCTCCAAGCCGAGCGCGGGCTCCAAGCCGAGCGCGGGCTCCAAGCCGAGCGCGGGCTCCAAGCCGAGCGCGGGCTCCAAACCGGCCCCCGGCGCCAAGCCATCCGCCCGGCAGCCCAAGCGCAAGAAGCGCTGA